One Halichondria panicea chromosome 3, odHalPani1.1, whole genome shotgun sequence genomic region harbors:
- the LOC135333185 gene encoding alpha-protein kinase vwkA-like, whose amino-acid sequence MSSWTINAKTLTGKVITVEVPNPESSTVLGLKKLIGQKDASLPHYLQRLVVQSGRERVKLEDNKTIVEADLCNNSSVLLIVMSPFELYIQDMNGRQHTITVPSSEPEQYTIASLTTFVEAEIGCSISDYTFSFQGRPVDAVRHGRQLTLKDCSIKAKSSLILIKMGFVLDITNPKVDLCFMVDCTGSMGGHIEAVKNSVQQLRDQLVEEYKGCDLRFSFVRYTDYDQPESTRTTWLNFTTSKSSFKSFVSAIHADGGGDTPEDIMGALKATFTKLSWRSDCSKVLIHIADAPCHGSQYYPSGTDDNYPAGDPAGISHYSMMAEVVKLDLQYWFGYINKQLTDQMIKVFNDSLREQSDKRLLIRQFDAVQPDEVSQAVHRTVCDSIMGTEAAKQAAVRECTFDSNEPNWSSTTIIELYGKKTAPVPNKGFTDLQEKGLLIEPPQVDVCFKVAPNPFTEGTESHVYYGYDVRNKRKIILKKHKRVAPEFNSLESYLKKLEVQTVAGVYAQEFNWDKTKGPATTEVVFSPVDVVQHSGNEFYLWEVPISGKIEKFSTNCGVVISSPHNDVLQAYSHFTWVKSGKTLVVCDLEGAVQGSCITLTDPAIHSCGPAGVYGHTDAGYGGIQQFFSTHVCESTCRRMGLQDQKL is encoded by the exons TTCAGCGTTTGGTCGTACAATCTGGACGAGAAAG GGTGAAATTGGAGGATAACAAAACAATAGTTGAAGCTGATCTTTGCAATAACTCTTCAGTCTTGTTGATTGTGATGTCACCTTTTGAGTTGTACATCCAGGACATGAACGGAAGGCAGCACACAATAACTGTTCCTTCATCTGAGCCAGAG CAATATACCATCGCCTCACTTACTACTTTTGTTGAAGCTGAGATTGGATGCAGTATAAGTGATTATACCTTCTCGTTTCAAGGACGACCGGTGGACGCTGTGAGACATGGGAGGCAACTGACACTGAAGGACTGCTCCATTAAGGCAAAGAGCAGCCTCATCTTGATCAAAATGGGATTTGTGCTCGACATCACCAATCCAAAG gtGGATTTGTGTTTTATGGTGGATTGCACGGGATCAATGGGAGGTCACATTGAAGCCGTAAAGAACAGCGTTCAGCAACTGAGAGATCAACTGGTTGAAGAGTACAAGGGGTGTGATCTTCGCTTCTCCTTTGTTCGCTACACTGACTATGATCAGCCTGAGAGTACCAGAACAACTTGGTTGAATTTCACAAC TTCAAAGAGTAGCTTCAAGTCCTTTGTGAGTGCCATTCATGCTGATGGAGGTGGTGACACTCCAGAAGACATTATGGGTGCTCTGAAGGCTACATTCACAAAATTGTCTTGGAGAAGTGACTGTAGCAAG GTATTGATTCACATTGCTGATGCACCTTGCCATGGTTCTCAATATTACCCTTCTGGCACTGATGATAACTATCCAGCTGGAGATCCTGCTGGGATATCACACTACTCAATGATGGCAGAGGTGGTCAAGCTCGATCTTCAGTACTGGTTTGGCTACATCAACAAACAGCTCACTGATCAAATGATCAAAGTCTTCAATGACTCATTGCGAGAACAGAGTGACAAGCGATTGCTTATTCGGCAATTTGATGCAGTACAGCCAGACGAAGTCAGTCAAGCTGTTCATAG GACTGTATGCGACAGCATTATGGGAACTGAGGCTGCAAAACAAGCTGCTGTTCGCGAATGTACTTTTGATTCGAATGAGCCTAACTGGTCTTCAACAACCATCATTGAGCTGTACGGGAAAAAAACCGCCCCAGTCCCAAACAAAGGATTTACTGATCTACAGGAGAAAGGCTTATTGATTGAACCCCCCCAGGTTGACGTATGCTTCAAAGTTGCTCCAAATCCTTTCACCGAAGGCACTGAGTCCCACGTCTATTATGGCTATGATGTCAGGAATAAGAGGAAGATTATCCTCAAGAAGCATAAGCGTGTTGCACCCGAATTCAACTCTTTGGAAAGCTACCTGAAGAAACTCGAAGTGCAAACTGTAGCAGGTGTCTACGCTCAAGAGTTCAACTGGGACAAAACCAAAGGTCCAGCAACAACAGAAGTGGTCTTTTCACCTGTTGATGTGGTTCAGCACAGTGGAAACGAGTTCTACTTGTGGGAGGTACCGATTTCGGGCAAAATAGAGAAATTCAGCACCAACTGTGGCGTTGTTATAAGCTCACCTCATAACGATGTTCTACAAGCGTACAGTCATTTCACTTGGGTAAAGTCCGGAAAGACTCTGGTTGTATGTGATCTGGAAGGTGCGGTACAAGGCAGCTGCATAACTCTCACTGACCCAGCTATTCATTCTTGTGGACCTGCTGGTGTGTATGGACACACTGATGCTGGTTATGGGGGGATTCAACAGTTCTTCTCGACCCACGTCTGTGAGAGTACATGCAGGAGAATGGGACTCCAAGACCAAAAACTGTAA